From the genome of Nakamurella flavida, one region includes:
- a CDS encoding CDP-alcohol phosphatidyltransferase family protein, giving the protein MLDAPVRRLLAPGLDATAGGLAALGVRPLMVTGVGWLAGLGACVAAGTGSWTLALVLWLVNRLLDGLDGPLARRRGATELGGFLDIVADFSVYAGFVLAVAVAVPDARIACLALLVAYYVSGTAFLALSSLLERRGDTGGDGRSLRFVGGLAEGTETVVAYVLFCLFPGHAALIAWVFTAAVAVTAGQRIAFGVRVLRRPAPSGVSTASPSAPSAHRSAPDRQDL; this is encoded by the coding sequence GTGCTTGACGCTCCCGTCCGCCGGCTGCTCGCCCCCGGACTCGACGCCACCGCCGGTGGGTTGGCGGCGCTGGGGGTGCGCCCGCTGATGGTGACCGGGGTCGGCTGGCTGGCCGGGCTGGGTGCCTGCGTGGCCGCCGGCACCGGGTCCTGGACGCTCGCCCTCGTGCTCTGGCTGGTCAACCGGCTGCTCGACGGGTTGGACGGGCCGCTGGCCCGGCGTCGCGGCGCCACCGAACTCGGCGGGTTCCTCGACATCGTCGCCGACTTCAGCGTGTACGCCGGCTTCGTGCTGGCCGTCGCCGTCGCCGTGCCGGACGCCCGGATCGCCTGCCTGGCCCTGCTGGTCGCCTACTACGTCTCGGGCACCGCGTTCCTGGCGCTGTCCTCACTGCTGGAGCGGCGCGGTGACACCGGCGGCGACGGCCGCTCGCTGCGGTTCGTCGGCGGGCTGGCCGAGGGCACCGAGACGGTGGTCGCCTACGTGCTGTTCTGCCTGTTCCCGGGGCACGCCGCGCTCATCGCCTGGGTGTTCACCGCGGCCGTCGCGGTCACCGCCGGGCAGCGGATCGCCTTCGGCGTCCGGGTTCTCCGCCGACCGGCCCCATCAGGAGTCTCGACGGCCTCACCGTCAGCCCCGTCCGCCCACCGCT
- a CDS encoding nitroreductase family deazaflavin-dependent oxidoreductase, protein MSDFNTRIIEDFHAHDGHVGPPFEGAPMVLVHHRGAKSGAERVTPLVWFDDGGRMVIVASAAGAPSHPAWYHNLLAHPEITVDIGHPERSATTLDVRAEEITGTERDEIYARIVAIMPGFGEYETKTAGIRTIPLFALTPRSSD, encoded by the coding sequence GTGAGCGACTTCAACACCCGCATCATCGAGGACTTCCACGCCCACGACGGCCATGTCGGCCCGCCCTTCGAGGGGGCGCCGATGGTGCTGGTGCACCACCGCGGCGCGAAGTCCGGTGCCGAGCGGGTCACCCCGCTGGTCTGGTTCGACGACGGTGGGCGGATGGTCATCGTGGCCTCGGCGGCCGGCGCGCCGAGTCACCCGGCCTGGTACCACAACCTGCTCGCCCACCCCGAGATCACCGTCGATATCGGCCACCCGGAGCGCTCGGCGACGACCCTGGACGTGCGGGCCGAGGAGATCACCGGCACCGAGCGGGACGAGATCTACGCGCGGATCGTGGCGATCATGCCGGGCTTCGGCGAGTACGAGACCAAGACCGCCGGGATCCGCACCATCCCGCTGTTCGCGCTGACGCCACGGTCGAGCGACTGA